A section of the Spirosoma pollinicola genome encodes:
- a CDS encoding thymidine kinase, protein MFIEPSRRREPPHLRTGWIELICGSMFSGKTEELIRRLTRARIAKLNVRIFKPALDTRYHEENIVSHSALTIHSIPIQTASQMLTLAGNCDVVGIDEAQFFDKDILDACNSLANQGKRVIVAGLDMDFSGQPFGCMPQLMSIAEYVTKVHAICVICGDIAQYSYRLVPSKDRVLLGETDSYEARCRRCFNLGDNAGQKEWAYEDVNNDV, encoded by the coding sequence ATGTTTATTGAACCTTCCCGACGACGCGAACCGCCCCATCTGCGTACTGGCTGGATTGAACTTATTTGTGGCTCGATGTTCTCGGGTAAGACTGAAGAGTTGATCCGTCGGCTTACTCGTGCCCGAATTGCGAAGCTGAACGTCAGAATTTTTAAACCTGCCCTGGATACGCGCTATCACGAAGAAAATATCGTTTCACACTCAGCGCTAACAATTCATTCTATCCCTATACAAACAGCGAGCCAAATGTTAACCTTAGCCGGTAATTGTGATGTGGTTGGCATAGATGAGGCCCAGTTTTTCGATAAAGACATCCTGGATGCCTGTAATTCGCTGGCCAATCAGGGCAAACGCGTTATTGTTGCCGGGCTGGATATGGACTTTTCCGGGCAGCCGTTTGGGTGTATGCCTCAACTAATGAGTATCGCAGAATATGTCACTAAAGTTCATGCCATTTGCGTGATTTGTGGCGATATAGCTCAATACTCCTATCGGCTGGTACCCTCAAAGGACCGTGTGCTTTTAGGCGAAACCGATAGCTACGAAGCCCGCTGCCGACGGTGTTTTAACCTTGGCGACAACGCCGGACAGAAAGAATGGGCGTATGAGGACGTAAATAATGATGTATGA